A region of the Babylonia areolata isolate BAREFJ2019XMU chromosome 10, ASM4173473v1, whole genome shotgun sequence genome:
CttatgttttgatgttgttgatttttaataTACTTTTTTGGCCATAGATTATAGTGTTGTTGGATTATATTTCTTGATATGCTTATGaaagcatgtggagtgatggcctagaagtaacgcgtccgcctatgaagcgagagaatctgagcatgctggttcaaatcatggttcagcagccgatattttctccccctccactagaccttgagtggtggtctggacactagtcattcggatgagacgataaaccgaggtcccgtgtgccatgtgcagcatgcacttagcacatgtaaaagaacccatggcaagaaaagggttgttccaggaaaaatttgtagaaaaatccacttcattaggaaaaacaaataaaactgcatgcaggaaaacatatcaaaaacaacaacaacaaaaaaaagggtggcgctgtagtgtagcaacgtgctgtccctggggagagcagcctcaatttcacacagagaaatctgttgtgattaaaaaaaaaaaaaaatgcaaatacaaaacaaataagtGTGGagtatttattttctgtttcactacacatactttaccgtgacccactagtgcagactctggcaggggtctgattcctgtcctgtgcaaactactatccgcctatgcggagaaaatgaaaacaGCTACCGCCGATAACCCCCCAGAAGtaggttatttgtatttgtatttctttttatcacaacagatttctctgtgtgaaattcgggctgctctccccaaggagagcgcgtcgctacactacagcgccaccctttttttttttgtattttttcctgcgtgcagttttatttgtttttcctatcgatatggatttttctacagaattttgccaggaacaacccttttgttgccgtgggttctttaacgtgcgctaagtgcatgctgcacacgggacctcggtttatcgtctcattcgaatgactagcgtccagaccaccactcaaggtctagtggaggtgggagaaaatatcggcggctgaaccgtgattcgaaccagcgcgctcagattctctcgcttcctaggcggacgtgttacctctaggccatcactcccctctgtatccctgactagcttcctcttttggcAGGTAGGTCCATCTGTGTTAGCTGAACTGAAAGCACTATGACCGCAGTTTCACACCAGTGTGAAGCAGTATTGAGAAATCATGTTGATGAGTAGAAGAGTTTGATGTTCGATGCTTGGAATATTTTGTATTGGATTATTGGATCAGTGTCTGTATTTCACTGTTATGGTAAATGATAATAGCCATAGTGTCTGGTTTGACACTGAACACCTGTTTAGACTGTACTGTGAACTGTTTTCAGTGGGTGAGACACCTCTTTAGACTGTACTGTGAACTGTTTTCAGTGGGTGAGACACCTCTTTAGACTGTACTGTGAACTGTTTTCAGTGGGTGAGACACCTCTTTAGACTGTAGTGTGAACTGTTTTCAGTGGGTGAGACACCTCTTTAGACAGTTCTGTGAACTGTTTTCAGTGGGTGAGACACCTCTTTAGAATGTACTGTCAACTGTTTTCAGTGGGTGAGACACCTCTTTAGACAGTATTGTTAACTGTTTTCTGTGGGTGAGACACTTTCGACTACTGTGAACTGTTTTCAGACAGTGCTGTGAACTGTTTTCAGTGGGTGAGACACCTCTTTAGACTGTACTGTGAACTGTTTTCAGTGGGGGAGACACCTCTTTAGACTGTACTGTGAACTGTTTTCAATGGGGGAGACACCTCTTGAGACAGTACTGTGATTTTCTATGGGGGACGCCTAACAGTCTTAGTGTTTCAGTGACTGAACACCCTTAACTGTACGTGAGTTTTCAATGGTGGACACCTTTAGACAGTACTGTAACTGTTTTAGGTGGTAGAACGTTTGAGACATCTTGAATGTTTTAGTGTGAGATGTCTTGGGCTGTactgctatttatttcagtgctCTTAGACTGTACTGTGAACTGTTTTCAGTGGGTGAGACACCTCTTGAGACAGTACTGTGAAGTGTTTTCAGTGGGTGAGACACCTCTTTAGACAGTACTGTGAACTGTTTTCAGTGGGTGAGACACCTCTTTAGACTGTACTGTGAACTGTTTTCAGTGGGTGAGACACCTCTTTAGACAGTACTGTGAACTGTTTTCAGTGGGTGAGACGCCTCTTTAGACTGTAGTGTGAACTGTTTTCAGTGGGTGAGACGCCTCTTTAGACAGTACTGTGAACTGTTTTCAGTGGGTGAGACGCCTCTTTAGACTGTACTGTGAACTGTTTTCAGTGGGTGAGACACCTCTTTAGACTGTACTGTGAACTGTTTTCAGTGGGTGAGACACCTCTTTAGACAGTACTGTGAACTGTTTTCAGTGGGTGAGACGCCTCTTTAGACAGTACTGTGAACTGTTTTCAGTGGGTGAGATGCCTCTTTAGACTGTACTGTGAACTGTTTTCAGTGGGTGAGACGCCTCTTTAGACTGTACTGTGAACTGTTTTCAGTGGGTGAGACGCCTCTTTAGACTGTAGTGTGAACTGTGTTCACTGGGTGAGACACCTCTTGagactgtactgtaatgtgttttCAGTGGGTGAGACACCTCTTTAGACAGTACTGTGAACTGTTTTCAGTGGGTGAGACACCTCTTTAGACAGTACTGTGAACTGTTTTCAGTGGGTATCGCCTCTTTAGACTGTAGTGTGAACTGTTTTCAGTGGGTGAGACTCCTCTTTAGACTGTAGTGTGAACTGTTTTCAGTGGGTGAGACGCCTCTTTAGACTGTACTGTGAACTGTTTTCAGTGGGTGAGACACCTCTTTAGACTGTACTGTGAACTGTTTTCAGTGGGTGAGACACCTCTTTAGACTGTACTGTGAACTGTTTTCAGTGGGTGAGACACCTCTTTAGACTGTACTGTGAACTGTTTTCAGTGGGTGAGACGCCTCTTTAGACTGTACTGTGAACTGTTTTCAGTGGGTGAGACACCTCTTTAGACTGTACTGTGAACTGTTTTCAGTGGGTGAGACACCTCTTTAGACTGTACTGTGAACTGTTTTCAGTGGGTGAGATGCCTCTTTAGACTGTACTGTGAACTGTTTTCAGTGGGTGAGACAGCTCTTTAGACTGTAGTGTGAACTGTTTTCAGTGGGTGAGACGCCTCTTTAGACTGTAGTGTGAACTGTTTTCAGTGGGTGAGACACCTCTTTAGACAGTACTGTGAACTGTTTTCAGTGGGTATCGCCTCTTTAGACTGTAGTGTGAACTGTTTTCAGTGGGTGAGACTCCTCTTTAGACTGTAGTGTGAACTGTTTTCAGTGGGTGAGACGCCTCTTTAGACTGTACTGTGAACTGTTTTCAGTGGGTGAGACACCTCTTTAGACTGTACTGTGAACTGTTTTCAGTGGGTGAGACACCTCTTTAGACTGTACTGTGAACTGTTTTCAGTGGGTGAGACACCTCTTTAGACTGTAGTGTGAACTGTTTTCAGTGGGTGAGACGCCTCTTGAGACTGTACTGTGAAGTGTTTTCAGTGGGTGAGACGCCTCTTTAGACTGTACTGTGAACTGTTTTCAGTGGGTGAGACGCCTCTTTAGACTGTACTGTGAACTGTTTTTAGTGGGTGAGACAATGAAGGAGATGGCGGATGTGGACATGATGTTGGAGAATAGCATGGACTTCAGGAACGGCGTCGTTCGCATGTGCTACAACAAGGATTATGTGAGTACTGAGGTCATGGTTTGcctctgtaatgtattgtacatCTATTATGTCTGCAAAGAAAACATtgtgatgtggaaaaaaaaaaatacccctcccctccctctctctctctctcctattatctttctttctctctcttgctctctctattgtaatgatgcctgtggcctAAATGCAGTGAAAAAATTCActtcgcattctctgtctctctctctctctctctctctctactcttacctctctatctacctatctatctttctatctcttagTACATGGTAGTTGTATATGTGCATTTGccttttaattatttttctttcttctaatctTTGGATTTTACACAAGTGACACTTGAGTGCTACATCACATGTGACTGGTGGTCAAGagtgttggacttttcaatcttaGAGTCTTTGATTCTGTTCCAGAATGAGCTCAGGATGGGTAAAGTTTGGAAgtaggggtgggtttttttcctgtcctCAAGTTAACACATAATGGGCACACCTATCAGTGCTTTAATTGTCCCCCTGTACatttacacatgcagaagatcaccctttaaagatcctgtaatctgtgtcagcaTTTAGTGGTTTATAGAAATatgaacattcccagcatgcattcccctgaaagtggagtatgactgcctagtCGCGCAGGGTAAATAGCATTCCCCTGAAAATGGATTATGGCTGCCTGGCCAACAGGCTAAATAGTTCACTATTGTGTAAACCACACTCCCAGTGTTCTGAAGTTCTTTGAATTCCACATTAAAAAATTTGGTTTCACATGTATATTCACTacttgatgttttttttcccactcaGTATGTACCTATgatttatatatatgatagtcaattgtgtccgactatgaccatcagaacagcagaggaggcaactgctgttccgactatttgggctagaatttgattatagtggagagtatcttgcccaagtacatccccactctctcagccaagagggttttaggagtcggcgttgggatggttcccaaaggccaactagcccacaaggctgcagctctaagagccagtgcaattttgcctcctagtttgagagtcatagtccttcacaaaagactaagctgtaaatggttttctaTTGAcgagagaaaccattgataatacagctctcactttgctgttggcccaaatgtaaacttatgtcaatctgtgatataagccaagtgttgggtgATACCCCAGTATGAAAAGCAGGCACTCAAATTGTACCAACTTTACTCATCAGAAAAGGTGACATTCAAAATGAAACTATTTTACACATCAGAAAAGGTGGCACTCACCTACTTCACTCATCAGAAAAGGTGACACTCAAAATGAACCTATTTTACACACCAGAAAAGGTGGCACTCAGAATGAAACTATTTTACACATCAGAAAAGGTGGCACTCAAAATGAACCTATTTTACACATCAGAAAAGGTGGCACTCAAAATGAACCTATTTTACACACCAGAAAAGGTGGCACTCAAAATGAACCTATTTTACACACCAGAAAAGGTGGCACTTTAAGTATTCCTATTTTACACATCGGTAAAGCAGGCACTCTGATATTCTAGTTTTATGAATGAACCAATTTTACACACCAGCAAAGTAGGCGCTTAAAGTGTGAGTATTGTACACATCAGAAAGGCAGGCGCTCAAGATGGACCTATTTTACACATTAGTAAAGCAGGCACTTGAAGTGTACCGGGTTCCTATTTCACTCAAAAGAAAGACAGGCTCTCAAAATGTATCAGTTTTACACATCAGAAAAACAGGCACTCAAAATGGACCAATTTCATACATCAGAAAAACAGGCACTCAAAATGGACCAATTTCGCACATCAGAAAAACAGGCACTCAAAATGGACCAATTTCACACATCAGAAAAACAGGCACTCAAAATGGACCAATTTCACACATCAGAAAAACAGGACACTCAAAATGGACCAATTTCACACATCAGAAAAACAGGCACTCAAAATGGACCAATTTCACACATCAGAAAAACAGGCACTCAAAATGGACCAATTTCGCACATCAGAAAAACAGGCACTCAAAATGGACCAATTTCACACATCAGAAAAACAGGCACTCAAAATGGACCAATTTTACACATAAGAAAGACAGGCACTCAAAATGGACCAATTTTACACATAGGAAAGACAGGCACATAAAATGGACCTATTTTACACATCAGAAAAACAGGCACTCAAAATATACTAATTTTACACATCAGAAAAACGGGCACTCAAAATGGACCTATTTTACATATCAGAAAGATAGGCGCTCGAAATGGACCAGATTTACAGTTCAGCTAAGCaggcacttctttctttctttttttttttcttttgttttatttggcGGTCCCAGTTGTATACAAGTCTGTGGAgcacattttctctttttttctgtttctttctctcttttttttactttttttttctttagtgctCAACACGAGGCTTTCTTCATCatccgaggaaaaaaaaacacaacccaaaagTGGAAAGCAGAGACTTCAACTGGTGTACCTATTTCACACATAAGAAGGACATCTCAAAATGTACCAATGTTTTATACATTAGCTAAGCAGGCGTTCAAAACGTACCAGATTTACCATATCGGCTCAGCAGGCGCTCAGAATGTACCAAAATCAATTCTAGATTCCTCTTCGTGGTCGTGTTCCGGCCCTGATGTGTGTCTGGTGGTACACCTTGTGCAGGACACGTTGATCAAAGACTACGAAAAGAAGACACTCCCTGGCCTCCTTGAGGGGTACAACAAGTGGATGGACGGGAAGGAGTGGtttggtgggggtaaaaatgtaAGTACTGCactcagttgattttttttttcttttccttcttcttcttcttcttcttcttctagaaaagtatacatgtgtgtgtgtgtgtgcgcgcgtgtgtgactgaagcctgatttaactctttcactgccataggtgacttttagTCGACATGGAGGattcatgttgataagaccatttttgactcacttgtgtaaacaaggtgagtctatgttttaacccggtgtttggttgtctgtgtgtctgtgtgtccgtggtaaactttaacattgacattttctctgcaaatactttgtcagttgacaccaaattaggcataaaaataggaaaaattcagttcttggagtcgtcttgtttaaaacaatattgcacctctgggatgggcacaaaaaaaaatttaaaacatgaagcctaattatatgcaaactgcatttgctgttatatttatattttttgtattctctaaatttggcactttgacctcttattctgacacaacaacaagaggagtcgttattatcattttttgttcaaacaggaacttcttttgctaagcatggaatttttttttattttgcaaacgttttggtgcagatagtaaaagagggaaattactctgtaattaatgctagtggacttaatttatcacaagtgagccttgaaggccttgcctctcttgttcacattgtaacaaagcgtgacagctgcagccagtttcttGCCAATAGAATAATGAccaacctttgccccctgaccgagtttgaagtgaacaagtctattgcgttgttttgacatgaacctaaGCTTGTGACTGATTGCATCGTTTCTAAAATATGTGGCGccagggagtgtttttcacacagacacttggtGGTGAATGAGTTAATGACAAAGGAagtgaatgatgagcacctaaagtgAGCTGTTAGTTGCGTgatacccaggcaggcagcctgttgtggtaatggctccgtgtttgtaaagcgcaaagagattggtctctgactgaaggtAATATGTGTTATGTAAGTATCGTAATGATAACATGGATAAGAAGCTGTTTGCGGATgaaagtatgtttgtgtgtgtgtttgtgtgtggccaaGCACCATATAACATAcatttgatattgatatgaaACTGAAATGTGCATGGATTTGTGAGTACATTCATATTTTATGGTTGTTAAGTATCAGGAATGAGGGGgtgtcaggggtggtggtggggggggaggacgttACGGGGGCGGGGGGTTATGAGCATGCATAGTATTTCAGTGTGCGAACAAGCCTATAGAAAAAGACTAATTTGGAAAAGATTTTGAATACCAACTCCAAAGATGTAACCACTGTGCGACAGTGTGCCTATGGACTGAGGGCAGGACAACTGCCCCAGGGATCTGCAACCTGCATAAGCCTTCTTTCACTTGAAAGCAGAGaagatgttatttttttttttttattgttataccttttgaaatgttacatatctgttcctactgtaaagcacggtgagcctgctcttgaaagTGGGGAACAGCGCTGTATAAGCCTCcatattcttatcattattattattattattattaaaactaaAGTGCAAACGAACTTGCAGTGCATGTTTTAATCCAAGCGACTGGAGATCAAAAACAGCTGAAAAACGGGTACTCTACCGGTAACAAATACACAAAATCCATAGACAAGGCCATTTCTTTCAGTATacatatttaatatatatatttacctgCTGTTCAGGTGACTGTGGCTGACTTCCCCATGTACGAACTTCTGGATCAGCATGAACTGATGATCCCTGGCTGCCTGGAGAAGTACACAAACCTGACGGCTTTCGTGAAGAGATTCGAGGAGCTGGAGAAAATCAAAGCGTACATGGCCTCCCCCAAGTTCATGAAGTGGCCGGTTAACAACAAGGTCGCCATGTTCAAGTGAGACTGCTAGGGAGAGCGCACAAGCAAGATCAATGTtagaaagatttttttgaatttttattgggtttttttttttaatttgagaaATATCTTGGAGGAAGGGAACTGATGTGGATCATCTGTGAGGCTGAACGTTTGTCGCTGAAAGGGGCATTTCTGTCGAGTTTGACTTTGTTGAAATGGCGGTGTCAGGTGGAGAGTCGTCATGTGTAAAAGCTGAACACCGGAGAGACGGTAGACCGTCCTGAAACTAGTCGTTCATATCAGTGTCATTAATCAAGAATGATAACATGAAAGTGACTAGTTTCATGCATTTTTGATATTACATTTCACTGCTTGCGGCTCAGGTATTCTCTTTGTCAGTGAGTCAAGTCTGATGCTCTGATGTTTGGTGCTGTAACTGCTGTGAATAttctttataaataaataaaattagatattttttctttaaaagttAGGCTTgctacagacgggcgcaatagtcgagtggttaaagcgttggactgtcaaactgagggtcccgggttcgaatcatggtgatggcacctggtgggtaaagggtggagatttttacgatctcccaggtcaacatataggcagacctgctggtgcctgaacccccttcttgtgtatatgcaagcagaagatcaaatacacatgttaaagatcctgtaatccatgtcagcgttcggtgggttatggaaacaagaacatacccagcatgcacaccccgaaaacggagtatggctgcctacatggcggggtaaaaacggtcatacacataaaagcctactcgtgtgcatatgagtgaacgcagaagaagaagaaggcttgcTATATTTTTTAATCAATATTATTTTTAGCTGTGTGCTTAGGTTGTTATATCTAGTGTGTAAGATTTGGTCATCATCTACAGTACATCTTAAGTTTTCGTTTGTTAGGAGCAAATTGAAAACGTGATACTTTGTTCATATTTGTTATCTGTATTTTCTGAAGTAACAGCTACACGGTGATATATCAGCTGTGTCATTTCATTTGTGAAACCATCAATAATGTTTCCATGTGCATCCTTGTTTTAGAACTGAATAAAACTTTCAAAACATAGCgtgtactgttgtttgttcacAGTGAACTGAATAAAACTTTCAAAACATAGCgtgtactgttgtttgttcacAGTGAACTGAATAAAACTTTCAAAACATAGCgtgtactgttgtttgttctcAGTGAACTGAATAAAACTTTCAAAACATAGtatgtactgttgtttgtttagttCCCTGTGAAACCTAGCCAAttccttaaccccttcactgctagtacgttttgctattacgcctatgctgagaaaatttccagaaaaacatgccaatgattttaatttgcttatatttaaaaaattactgaagataagtgcataaaaatttatatcaaatgaaaggaaaatgaaccaaaatttagtttttaatactcacatgtttaaataatgagtcaatctgacacaaaaactccataaaatgcaataaaaaaaaaaaaaaggggactgTCATTCCaacatgtaggtgctacaacatcaaccagatatcaaccagtctttcttgtgactgttgtgatcaactacacacactgtcaaggctgtgcaacagtgtccaggtccacTTACAGTGTACGTCAATACAGCACTGGTGAGCggcatttcatgacgtacgccgtacgtcaacagcgcagtcaagaggttaattaCAAAAAAGACAAACCCTAAGTTCTTTTGGTTTTATGCCTTGgagaatggagtatggctgcctaaattgtGGGGTGAtgacagacatacatgtaacaccCCACTCCTAGATACCAATGAATGTGGGCATTGTAGCCCTCGAACGTAGAACATTTGgtttgtacagtttcagtttcagtagctcaaggaggcatcactgcattgggacaaatccatatacgctacaccacatctgccaagcagatgcctgaccagcagcgtaacccaacgcgcttagtcaggccttgagaaaaaaagaaaaaaaagaaaaggtgaataaattatagataagcttacataaataaataaataaataataattatgatttaaaaaaaaggtagtagtaatgaaaataataataaaataataataataataaataaataaataagacaacaatgatgataaataagcaacaaTGACGGTATAACAATGCAGTGATTGAAAATGAAACCAGGTTCACTGTATTGATGTGAAGGAGTTTCTCTCTTAGTGTTATCTACAGACATATTATGTGTGAGTACCTGTGTACAAGTAAGATTAGTAAGAACAAAGTGCACAGCCATGATTCTTCGGCTACGTCATAGACGGATTTTGTCTTATCACTGTGATCATGTGGACTATCTCATGACTGTGATCATGCTGATTGAAAATGAGAATGTTTGGTttatatttgtaattgtatttctttttatcacaacagatttctctgtgtgaaattcgggctgctctcccaagggagagcgcgtcgctatattacagtgccacccccttttttttttttttttccctgcgtgtagttttatttgtttttcctatcgaagtgaatttttctacagaattttgccaggaacaaccattttctttgccatgggttcttttatgtgtactaagtgcatgctgcacatgggacctcgatttatcgtctcatccgaatgactagcatccagaccaccactcaaggtctagtggagggggagaaaatatcagcggctgagccgtgatttgaaccagcacgctcagattctcttgcttcgtaggcggacgcgttacctctaggccatcactccacatgtagggACTTTGGAAACTTGCTTGTTTCTTGACACAGTTTGTCAGTTTCATTTAGTGGAAGTGAATGCCTGACATGAGGACTAGAACTGTAGAAGTAAAACAGCTGCCAGTTATTTTCTCATCTCTCAGGAAA
Encoded here:
- the LOC143286981 gene encoding glutathione S-transferase Mu 4-like, whose product is MPTLAYWKIRGLAQPIRLLLNYAGEEFEDVYYEQGDAPDFSREEWYKVKQTLGLDFPNLPYYIDGDVKITQSNAILRHIARKYKLLGETMKEMADVDMMLENSMDFRNGVVRMCYNKDYDTLIKDYEKKTLPGLLEGYNKWMDGKEWFGGGKNVTVADFPMYELLDQHELMIPGCLEKYTNLTAFVKRFEELEKIKAYMASPKFMKWPVNNKVAMFK